In Microbacterium sp. 1.5R, the following are encoded in one genomic region:
- a CDS encoding glycoside hydrolase 5 family protein: MTQRRALDARLRFGANYTPSKDWMHSWLDFTPDDVRGDFAALAELGLDHVRVFPLWTVLQPNRTLIRPKAIDDVRSMVDIGAEFGLDVSVDVIQGHLSSFDFVPSWLYTWHDRNMFTDPKALSGQVDLVQTLAGALRDAPNFLGLTLGNETNQFSAHTHPSPWPVTIDEAGHWIESLLSAAEGAAPGLSHVHSEYDAVWYMDGHGFTPAHASRLGEMTTIHSWIFNGTAQRYGGRSVASDRHAEYLIELSRAFATDRDRPVWLQEVGAPSNCLDEREMPGFLEATLRSAVRTENLWGVTWWCSHDVSRELGDFPELEYSLGLVDQSGAAKPIGRRFAELIPELRERAAAPERETAIVVEVDEREVPVSRAALSPGGAVFQAWVDACERGLDPAFVTSQTVRDDAALAARGIRHLIRPDLSTSGVDPYGSVNTVVSG; the protein is encoded by the coding sequence ATGACGCAGCGCCGCGCTCTCGATGCTCGCCTGAGATTCGGGGCGAACTACACGCCGTCGAAGGACTGGATGCACTCCTGGCTCGACTTCACCCCCGACGATGTGCGCGGGGACTTCGCGGCGCTCGCCGAGCTCGGTCTCGATCACGTCCGGGTCTTCCCGTTGTGGACGGTGCTGCAGCCGAACCGTACTCTGATCCGCCCGAAGGCGATCGACGACGTCCGCTCGATGGTCGACATCGGCGCCGAGTTCGGGCTCGACGTCAGCGTCGACGTGATCCAGGGGCACCTGTCGAGCTTCGACTTCGTCCCGTCATGGTTGTACACCTGGCACGACCGCAACATGTTCACCGATCCGAAGGCGCTCAGCGGGCAGGTCGACCTCGTTCAGACGCTGGCCGGTGCGCTGCGCGATGCGCCGAACTTCCTCGGCCTGACGCTCGGCAACGAGACGAATCAGTTCTCGGCGCACACGCACCCGTCCCCGTGGCCCGTGACGATCGACGAGGCAGGGCACTGGATCGAGTCGCTGCTCTCCGCGGCCGAGGGCGCGGCCCCCGGTCTCTCGCACGTGCACAGCGAGTACGACGCGGTCTGGTACATGGACGGGCACGGCTTCACCCCCGCGCACGCGTCTCGGCTGGGCGAGATGACCACCATCCACTCCTGGATCTTCAACGGCACGGCTCAGCGCTACGGCGGCCGTTCGGTCGCCTCCGACCGCCACGCCGAGTACCTCATCGAGCTCTCGCGCGCCTTCGCGACGGATCGGGATCGACCGGTCTGGCTGCAGGAGGTCGGCGCTCCGTCGAACTGCCTCGACGAGCGCGAGATGCCCGGATTCCTCGAGGCGACCCTGCGATCCGCGGTGCGCACCGAGAACCTCTGGGGCGTGACCTGGTGGTGCTCGCACGATGTGAGCCGCGAGCTCGGCGACTTCCCCGAACTGGAGTACTCGCTGGGCCTGGTCGATCAGAGCGGTGCGGCCAAGCCGATCGGCCGCCGGTTCGCCGAGCTGATCCCCGAACTGCGCGAACGGGCGGCCGCGCCGGAGCGGGAGACGGCCATCGTCGTCGAGGTCGACGAGCGCGAGGTGCCGGTGAGTCGGGCGGCGCTGAGCCCCGGCGGTGCCGTGTTCCAGGCGTGGGTGGATGCCTGCGAGCGCGGGCTCGACCCCGCCTTCGTGACGTCTCAGACGGTGCGCGACGACGCGGCGCTCGCCGCGCGCGGCATCCGTCACCTCATCCGTCCTGATCTGTCGACGAGCGGTGTCGACCCCTACGGCTCCGTCAACACCGTCGTCAGCGGCTGA
- a CDS encoding glycosyltransferase family 4 protein yields MTAPAMHIVFFGDQHLDSLGGAQVSMRLQREFLERAGHTVTVVAPKMHGSRAARGTDPSNLDLPSVPITVDREYSMSWPGRRTDRFLDRALTHRPPVDLVHVQADFWGAFIGHRYAARHDIPVVHTMHNRVDVGIAAVTPLHGPVLSALNIWRRRALAGVVPTIGGSDGWAFLRGIAGGASAVTAPSTHFARRLEEHGVFSPVDVVWNGIDDDIRDATLAAAPGEREPGRPRFVWLGRMSPEKRLLPFLEAFVESGVDADLEIIGGGAQRAAAEKIVEDLPTVRFAGKLSYPDTLARIAAADALVQTSIGFETQGMTPFEAATLGTPSVISDPDIAAELGGGLWAVPGASGTEDQRRAGLVETLRRAASDIAAGTAPLPMREVSESFRQSSRTAAMIEVYDRVLAAESRTQNPK; encoded by the coding sequence GTGACGGCACCCGCCATGCACATCGTCTTCTTCGGCGATCAGCACCTCGACTCGCTCGGCGGGGCGCAGGTGTCGATGCGGCTGCAGCGCGAGTTCCTCGAGCGCGCGGGCCACACCGTGACCGTCGTGGCACCGAAGATGCACGGATCGCGGGCTGCACGCGGCACCGATCCCTCGAACCTCGACCTGCCGTCGGTGCCGATCACCGTCGACCGCGAGTATTCGATGAGCTGGCCCGGACGCCGCACGGATCGCTTCCTCGATCGGGCGCTGACGCATCGACCGCCCGTGGATCTCGTGCATGTCCAGGCGGACTTCTGGGGTGCGTTCATCGGGCACCGATATGCGGCTCGACACGACATTCCCGTCGTGCACACCATGCACAACCGCGTGGACGTGGGGATCGCCGCGGTCACCCCGCTGCATGGACCGGTGCTCTCTGCGTTGAACATCTGGCGGCGCCGGGCGCTCGCGGGGGTGGTGCCGACGATCGGCGGCAGTGACGGCTGGGCGTTCCTGCGTGGAATCGCCGGCGGCGCGTCAGCGGTGACAGCACCGTCGACCCACTTCGCCCGACGCCTCGAAGAGCATGGGGTATTCAGTCCGGTCGATGTGGTGTGGAACGGCATCGACGACGACATCCGCGACGCGACCCTCGCCGCCGCGCCCGGCGAGCGTGAACCGGGGCGCCCCCGTTTCGTCTGGCTCGGGCGCATGAGCCCCGAGAAGCGACTGCTCCCCTTCCTCGAGGCCTTCGTCGAATCGGGAGTCGATGCCGATCTCGAGATCATCGGCGGAGGCGCCCAGCGAGCCGCGGCCGAGAAGATCGTCGAGGACCTGCCGACGGTCCGATTCGCCGGCAAGCTCAGTTATCCCGACACGCTGGCGCGAATCGCCGCCGCTGACGCGCTCGTGCAGACCTCGATCGGCTTCGAGACGCAGGGGATGACGCCGTTCGAGGCGGCGACGCTCGGCACGCCGTCTGTGATCAGCGACCCCGACATCGCCGCAGAACTGGGTGGCGGTCTCTGGGCTGTCCCGGGTGCGTCAGGCACCGAGGACCAGCGACGGGCGGGTCTCGTCGAGACGCTGCGCCGCGCGGCATCCGACATCGCTGCCGGCACCGCACCTCTGCCCATGCGCGAAGTCTCGGAGTCGTTCCGTCAGTCGTCGCGCACCGCCGCGATGATCGAGGTCTACGACCGCGTGCTCGCGGCCGAGTCTCGCACTCAGAACCCGAAGTAG
- a CDS encoding alpha-mannosidase: MHDDTSLTVGRVKRVLDERIRPAVHSAAVPLTVEVNQIPGEPISPADGLALDFAPASVPSMWGPAWSTTWFKITGAVPTDWAGRRVEAVIDLGFDINMPGFQCEALVYRPDGTPVKSINPRNQWLPITETAHGDEPVELYLEAAANPVLLDYHPFLPTQEGDIRTSSREPLYRTRRIDLAVFEQEVFELSLDLEVLFELQAELPATSPRRMQILQAMDDALDVLDLQHIVETAADARARLAPALAAPAEASAHRISAIGHAHIDSAWLWPVRETIRKVARTTSSMATLIDEQPDFLYGMSSAQQYAWLKEHRPEVYSRVKAAVADGRFLPLGGMWVESDTVMPSGESLVRQFSFGQRFFEREFGIRSKGVWLPDSFGYSPALPQLMRRAGFEWFFTQKISWNQQNVFPHHSFLWEGIDGSQVFTHFPSMDTYNSQLSGMEVAKASRQFKENRVTSRSIAPVGWGDGGGGTTREMTGKAKRLENLEGSARVVWEHPDTFFEAARAELPNPAVWVGELYLELHRGTLTSQHATKALHRWCEHALVEAELWAATDAVRTGAAYPQAEFDRLWETVLLHEFHDILPGTSIAWVHREAVEVLSRVLADAQALADAARRSLAGEGERELRFVPTSVGGGRALGAGFVEAPAPASVLLAGEDGGWRLENELVSVLISAEGLIVSAVDKASGREAVAEGRAANLFQLHQDFPNMWDAWDIDRYYRNSVDDLTAVASISASVVDGVATVIVTRAFSESTIEQTITLAPGERTVLLRNDVDWHETEKLLKLAFPLDIQATHTEAETQFGYQSRVTHTNTSWEAAKFETSMHRFVLVREQDFGVALVNDSIYGYDTSREVSDDAVATTVRLSLLRAPRFPDPDTDHGHHEITIGFVIGADAAIATTEGIRLNTAPTVVHGEHEVAPLVSVDGDGIVVSGVKLADDGSGDVIVRLYEALGRRAVGSLVADFEHREIREVSLIEDAIDDPRVGGELRLRPFEVRTLRIVR, translated from the coding sequence ATGCATGACGACACCTCGCTCACCGTCGGCCGCGTCAAGAGGGTGCTCGACGAGCGCATCCGCCCGGCCGTCCACTCGGCCGCCGTCCCCCTCACCGTCGAGGTCAACCAGATCCCCGGAGAGCCGATCAGTCCCGCTGACGGGCTCGCACTGGACTTCGCCCCGGCATCCGTGCCGAGCATGTGGGGTCCTGCCTGGTCGACGACCTGGTTCAAGATCACCGGCGCAGTGCCCACCGACTGGGCGGGCCGTCGGGTCGAGGCCGTCATCGACCTCGGGTTCGACATCAACATGCCCGGCTTCCAGTGCGAGGCGCTCGTCTACCGGCCGGACGGAACGCCGGTGAAGAGCATCAACCCACGCAATCAGTGGCTGCCGATCACCGAGACCGCGCACGGCGACGAGCCGGTCGAGCTCTACCTCGAGGCGGCCGCCAACCCGGTTCTGCTCGACTACCACCCCTTCCTGCCGACGCAGGAGGGCGACATCCGCACGTCCTCCCGCGAACCGCTCTATCGCACCCGCCGCATCGACCTCGCCGTCTTCGAGCAGGAGGTGTTCGAGCTGTCCCTCGACCTCGAGGTCCTGTTCGAGCTCCAGGCCGAGCTGCCGGCGACCTCGCCGCGACGGATGCAGATCCTGCAGGCGATGGACGACGCCCTCGACGTGCTCGACCTGCAGCACATCGTCGAGACCGCTGCCGATGCCCGAGCTCGACTGGCGCCAGCGCTCGCGGCGCCCGCCGAGGCCAGCGCCCACCGCATCTCGGCGATCGGACATGCGCACATCGACTCGGCCTGGCTGTGGCCGGTGCGCGAGACGATCCGCAAGGTCGCCCGCACCACGTCGTCGATGGCGACGCTGATCGACGAGCAGCCCGACTTCCTCTACGGGATGTCGAGCGCGCAGCAGTACGCATGGCTCAAGGAGCACCGGCCCGAGGTCTACTCCCGGGTCAAGGCCGCGGTCGCGGACGGGCGATTCCTGCCGCTCGGCGGCATGTGGGTCGAATCCGACACCGTGATGCCGTCCGGCGAGTCGCTCGTGCGCCAGTTCTCGTTCGGTCAGCGGTTCTTCGAACGCGAGTTCGGCATCCGCTCGAAGGGCGTCTGGCTGCCGGACAGCTTCGGATACTCGCCCGCGCTGCCGCAGCTCATGCGCCGGGCCGGGTTCGAGTGGTTCTTCACGCAGAAGATCTCGTGGAATCAGCAGAACGTGTTCCCGCACCACAGCTTCCTCTGGGAGGGCATCGACGGCTCGCAGGTGTTCACGCACTTCCCGTCGATGGACACGTACAACTCGCAGCTGAGCGGCATGGAAGTCGCCAAGGCATCTCGTCAGTTCAAGGAGAACCGCGTGACGTCGCGGTCGATCGCACCGGTGGGCTGGGGCGACGGGGGCGGTGGCACCACGCGCGAGATGACCGGCAAGGCGAAGCGCCTCGAGAACCTCGAAGGCAGCGCGCGGGTCGTCTGGGAGCACCCGGACACCTTCTTCGAGGCGGCCAGGGCCGAGCTGCCGAACCCGGCCGTATGGGTCGGCGAGCTCTATCTCGAACTCCACCGCGGAACGCTCACCAGCCAGCACGCCACCAAGGCGCTGCACCGGTGGTGCGAGCACGCACTCGTCGAGGCGGAGCTGTGGGCGGCGACGGATGCCGTGCGCACCGGCGCCGCATATCCCCAGGCCGAATTCGACCGCCTGTGGGAGACGGTGCTGCTGCACGAGTTCCACGACATCCTGCCCGGCACCTCGATCGCCTGGGTGCATCGTGAGGCCGTCGAGGTCCTCTCGCGCGTGCTCGCCGATGCGCAGGCGCTCGCCGACGCCGCGCGCCGCTCCCTCGCCGGAGAAGGCGAGCGCGAGCTGCGGTTCGTGCCGACCTCGGTCGGCGGCGGTCGTGCCCTCGGCGCCGGCTTCGTCGAGGCGCCGGCCCCGGCGTCCGTCCTGCTCGCAGGAGAAGACGGCGGCTGGCGACTCGAGAACGAGCTGGTCTCCGTGTTGATCTCCGCCGAGGGACTCATCGTCTCGGCGGTGGACAAGGCGTCGGGCCGAGAGGCGGTGGCCGAGGGGCGGGCGGCGAACCTGTTCCAGCTGCACCAGGACTTCCCGAACATGTGGGACGCCTGGGACATCGATCGCTACTACCGCAATAGCGTCGACGACCTCACCGCGGTCGCATCGATCTCGGCATCCGTCGTCGACGGGGTCGCGACCGTCATCGTGACCCGGGCGTTCTCGGAGTCGACGATCGAGCAGACCATCACGCTCGCCCCGGGCGAGCGCACCGTGCTGTTGCGCAACGACGTGGACTGGCACGAGACCGAGAAGCTGCTCAAGCTCGCCTTCCCTCTCGACATCCAGGCCACGCACACCGAGGCCGAGACGCAGTTCGGCTACCAGTCGCGGGTGACGCACACGAACACCAGCTGGGAGGCTGCGAAGTTCGAGACCTCGATGCACCGCTTCGTGCTGGTGCGCGAGCAGGACTTCGGCGTAGCGCTCGTGAACGACTCGATCTACGGGTACGACACCTCGCGCGAGGTCTCGGACGACGCGGTCGCGACCACCGTGCGGCTCTCGCTGCTGCGCGCACCGCGGTTCCCCGATCCCGACACCGATCACGGGCACCACGAGATAACGATCGGCTTCGTGATCGGAGCCGATGCGGCGATCGCGACGACCGAGGGCATCCGACTCAACACCGCGCCCACGGTCGTGCACGGCGAGCACGAGGTCGCGCCTCTCGTGTCCGTCGACGGCGACGGCATCGTGGTGTCGGGCGTGAAGCTCGCGGACGATGGCTCCGGTGACGTCATCGTCCGGCTCTACGAGGCGCTCGGTCGCCGCGCCGTCGGTTCGCTGGTCGCCGACTTCGAGCACAGGGAGATCCGTGAGGTCTCGCTGATCGAGGATGCGATCGACGACCCGCGCGTCGGCGGAGAGCTGCGCCTGCGGCCGTTCGAGGTGCGGACGCTGCGCATCGTGCGCTGA
- a CDS encoding MarR family winged helix-turn-helix transcriptional regulator: protein MEPLFVDRLLQIADLFQKDMARAFAGTDLTPTRVHLLWVLQHTGPSTQQTLATLCGVTPRNITALVDALEGSGHVRRTPHPSDRRAVLVELTSTALETMSQMQEEHAQLNETLLNAIAPDDRAAVERGLTAVAAHLENLVTSAASAHAPAPAPAPAPTPVPAPTPTPTPTPTPEGTP from the coding sequence ATGGAACCCCTCTTCGTCGACCGCCTCCTTCAGATCGCCGACCTGTTCCAGAAGGACATGGCCCGCGCGTTCGCCGGCACGGATCTCACACCGACCCGTGTGCACCTCCTGTGGGTCCTGCAGCACACCGGTCCGTCGACGCAGCAGACCCTCGCCACCCTCTGCGGGGTGACACCTCGCAACATCACCGCTCTCGTGGACGCACTCGAGGGCTCAGGTCACGTCCGTCGCACCCCCCATCCCTCCGACCGCCGCGCCGTGCTGGTCGAGCTCACCTCGACCGCCCTCGAGACCATGTCGCAGATGCAGGAGGAGCACGCGCAGCTCAATGAGACGCTGCTGAACGCGATCGCCCCCGACGACCGCGCCGCGGTCGAGCGTGGCCTGACAGCCGTCGCCGCGCATCTCGAGAACCTCGTCACCTCCGCGGCGAGCGCGCACGCCCCCGCACCCGCACCCGCACCCGCACCCACACCGGTGCCGGCACCGACACCGACACCGACACCGACACCGACACCGGAGGGCACGCCATGA
- a CDS encoding LacI family DNA-binding transcriptional regulator, whose protein sequence is MTSAKRVTIADIARMAGVSPGAVSFALNGRPGVSDETRQRILAIVEENHWQPSSAARALVGARANTVGFALARPARSLGSEAFFTDLIAGIESRLSESKVSLQLRLVTDIAEEMEVHRQWRSSNQVDGIILIDPRDDDPRSDRIAALDARAVLIGSKPSPDGAVPSVWIADDEVAETLFSYLAALGHTRIAYVAGPAELEHTRLRAEVLDRMAADGVSSEVITTDFSPARASAVTRSLLSARPRPTAIVYDNDVMAVAGLRVAQEMGRAVPRDVSIASFDDSVIAGLINPSITAMTRDTFELGEQAATLLLQQIVAGTNLPSAQGPTPTLTARESTAPPTAAS, encoded by the coding sequence ATGACCTCGGCCAAACGCGTCACCATCGCGGACATCGCGCGCATGGCCGGAGTCTCGCCCGGAGCAGTCTCGTTCGCGCTCAACGGACGCCCGGGGGTGAGCGACGAGACGCGCCAGCGGATCCTCGCGATCGTCGAGGAGAACCACTGGCAGCCGAGCTCGGCGGCACGCGCCCTCGTGGGAGCCCGTGCCAACACGGTCGGCTTCGCGCTCGCACGCCCCGCCCGTTCGCTGGGCTCCGAGGCTTTCTTCACCGACCTCATCGCGGGCATCGAATCCCGGCTGTCGGAGAGCAAGGTCAGCCTGCAGCTGCGGCTGGTCACCGACATCGCCGAGGAGATGGAGGTGCATCGGCAGTGGCGCTCGTCGAACCAGGTCGACGGCATCATCCTCATCGACCCCCGCGACGACGACCCGCGCAGCGACCGGATCGCAGCCCTCGACGCCCGCGCCGTGTTGATCGGCTCCAAGCCCTCACCCGACGGAGCGGTGCCGAGCGTCTGGATCGCCGACGACGAGGTGGCCGAGACCCTCTTCTCGTACCTCGCCGCGCTCGGACACACCCGCATCGCCTACGTCGCGGGTCCCGCCGAGCTCGAGCACACCCGGCTGCGTGCCGAGGTGCTCGATCGCATGGCTGCGGACGGCGTCTCGAGCGAAGTGATCACGACGGACTTCTCCCCCGCACGCGCATCCGCGGTCACGCGATCGCTGCTCTCCGCGAGGCCCCGCCCGACGGCGATCGTGTACGACAACGATGTGATGGCCGTCGCCGGCCTCCGCGTCGCTCAGGAGATGGGCCGTGCGGTGCCCCGCGACGTGTCGATCGCCTCCTTCGACGACTCCGTCATCGCCGGCCTGATCAATCCGTCGATCACCGCGATGACCCGCGACACGTTCGAGCTCGGCGAGCAGGCCGCGACACTGCTGCTGCAGCAGATCGTCGCCGGGACCAACCTCCCGAGCGCGCAGGGCCCGACGCCGACGCTCACCGCCCGCGAGAGCACCGCCCCGCCGACGGCCGCGTCCTGA
- a CDS encoding glycosyltransferase has translation MSSSTSDPTSASDVAPHTGPRPLRILIGCDTFAPDINGAARFAERLAAGLVQRGHDVHVVAPNLVYRRTPARTEVIEGEPMTLHRLPSVRWAPHDWLRFVWPWRVKHYARKIIDDVQPDVVHIQSHIVIGRGLSRIAHERGIPVIATNHVMAENILDHTTMPKFIDDLVLRWAWGDAKRTFALTRAITTPTRRAADFLERTVAVENVIPVSCGIDRTQYTPVVAPRDANRIIFVGRLTAEKQVEVILQAMTKLDPALHATFDIVGGGDQRKQLENLSHQLGLADRVTFHGRTSDEELRALLSRASVFTIASIAELQSIATMEAMASALPIVAADAVALPHLVHDGENGYLFEPGNADALAARLTDVLTASPGEYARMQQASLDGVAIHDINRTLDTFEALYRDEPLPE, from the coding sequence ATGTCCTCCTCTACCTCCGATCCGACGAGTGCTTCCGACGTCGCTCCCCACACGGGACCCCGTCCGCTGCGCATCCTGATCGGATGCGACACCTTCGCGCCCGACATCAACGGCGCCGCGCGCTTCGCCGAGCGCCTCGCCGCCGGTCTTGTGCAGCGCGGCCATGACGTGCATGTCGTCGCCCCGAACCTGGTCTACCGCCGCACGCCCGCGCGGACGGAGGTCATCGAGGGCGAGCCGATGACTCTTCACCGACTGCCCTCGGTGCGCTGGGCTCCGCATGACTGGCTGCGCTTCGTCTGGCCGTGGCGTGTGAAGCACTACGCCCGCAAGATCATCGACGATGTGCAGCCCGACGTCGTGCACATCCAGTCGCACATCGTGATCGGTCGCGGCCTCTCGCGAATCGCCCACGAGCGGGGCATCCCGGTGATCGCGACGAACCATGTGATGGCCGAGAACATCCTCGACCACACCACGATGCCGAAGTTCATCGACGATCTCGTGCTGCGGTGGGCGTGGGGAGACGCGAAGCGCACCTTCGCACTGACCCGCGCGATCACGACGCCGACGCGTCGAGCAGCCGACTTCCTCGAGCGCACCGTCGCCGTCGAGAACGTCATCCCCGTCAGCTGCGGCATCGACCGCACCCAGTACACGCCGGTCGTCGCGCCCCGTGACGCGAATCGCATCATCTTCGTCGGCCGACTTACCGCCGAGAAGCAGGTCGAGGTCATCCTGCAGGCGATGACGAAGCTCGACCCCGCACTGCACGCCACGTTCGACATCGTCGGCGGCGGGGACCAGCGCAAGCAGCTCGAGAATCTCTCGCACCAGCTCGGCCTCGCCGACCGCGTGACGTTCCACGGACGCACCAGCGATGAGGAACTGCGGGCGCTGCTCTCGCGTGCCTCGGTCTTCACGATCGCCTCGATCGCCGAGCTGCAGTCGATCGCGACGATGGAAGCCATGGCCTCCGCGCTCCCGATCGTCGCAGCGGATGCCGTCGCACTGCCGCACCTCGTGCACGACGGCGAGAACGGCTACCTGTTCGAACCGGGCAATGCCGATGCCCTGGCTGCGCGGCTCACCGATGTGCTGACCGCGTCACCCGGGGAGTACGCCCGCATGCAGCAGGCATCTCTCGACGGCGTCGCGATCCACGACATCAACCGCACGCTCGACACCTTCGAGGCGCTGTACCGCGACGAGCCCCTGCCCGAGTGA
- a CDS encoding HNH endonuclease signature motif containing protein — MNSTAELLDRVIADLDTVLSDDALAGLSDADRMTVLQGAGAVFRRAEAVIVETIATGDAADFPHSAGCRGLNELLQRTVSVDVRGASRVDRVVDLVRRPVSLAGERMPARWSEMRLALLDGVVGVAGFLAATGPIEKVWDRLTVDQRLAADVALAGCARGHGVVVDADDDGPETDEPGPAPTPQDLKALAEDLASMFDPDGEEPKDEDSRRRRGITIGRLTHGVHAIRGYLTPDVAAQLQLILDAILNPKGDGPPMPGVHFAPSEGADADADADADADAGADTDAGPDVEDGDPFNSDPRCVLDDRSASQKRHDALAMVFGIAARHTDMPTLGGSAPVLVVNVDAKDLVGGMGGMGGKGGMGGAGGNGGWATVAGSGAHVPVSVAAHVGCAGTIQRVLVDEGRIIGITTTDRIFTVHQRRAIIARDKECLIPGCHVPASWCEIHHVVEHARGGPTHTDNGVPLCWWHHRSLGTSGWEIRMQAGLPQVRGPGWWDPDERWRTPRLSVARSVHVRAAPMRV; from the coding sequence ATGAACAGCACTGCGGAGCTTCTGGATCGGGTCATCGCCGACCTCGACACGGTGCTGTCCGATGACGCGCTAGCGGGGTTGTCCGATGCGGATCGGATGACTGTTCTGCAGGGTGCGGGTGCTGTCTTCCGCCGCGCGGAGGCCGTGATTGTCGAGACGATCGCGACGGGCGACGCCGCCGACTTTCCGCATTCGGCGGGGTGCCGTGGCCTGAATGAGCTGTTGCAGCGGACGGTGTCGGTGGATGTGCGGGGCGCGTCCCGGGTCGACAGGGTCGTCGATCTGGTGCGGAGACCGGTGAGTCTGGCGGGGGAGAGGATGCCGGCACGGTGGTCGGAGATGCGTCTCGCCTTGCTGGACGGGGTGGTCGGCGTCGCCGGGTTTCTCGCGGCGACGGGGCCGATCGAGAAGGTGTGGGATCGGCTGACGGTGGATCAGCGGTTGGCGGCGGATGTCGCGTTGGCGGGGTGTGCTCGCGGCCACGGCGTCGTGGTCGACGCTGATGATGACGGCCCGGAGACTGATGAGCCGGGTCCGGCGCCGACCCCGCAGGACTTGAAAGCCCTCGCCGAGGATCTCGCGTCGATGTTCGACCCCGATGGGGAAGAACCCAAGGATGAAGACTCCCGTCGACGCCGGGGCATCACGATCGGTCGTCTCACGCACGGCGTGCACGCGATCCGCGGGTATCTGACCCCGGACGTCGCGGCGCAGTTGCAGCTGATCCTGGACGCGATCCTCAACCCCAAAGGTGACGGCCCGCCCATGCCCGGAGTGCACTTCGCCCCGAGCGAGGGCGCCGATGCGGATGCGGATGCGGATGCGGATGCGGATGCTGGTGCGGATACTGACGCCGGCCCGGACGTAGAGGACGGTGACCCGTTCAACTCGGATCCGCGGTGTGTGCTCGATGACCGCTCCGCGTCGCAGAAGCGTCACGACGCTCTCGCGATGGTGTTCGGGATCGCCGCCCGGCACACGGACATGCCCACCCTCGGCGGTTCCGCGCCGGTCCTCGTCGTGAACGTCGACGCGAAGGATCTCGTGGGCGGAATGGGCGGAATGGGCGGAAAGGGCGGAATGGGCGGAGCGGGCGGAAACGGTGGGTGGGCGACGGTCGCCGGATCCGGTGCCCACGTCCCGGTCTCCGTCGCCGCGCACGTCGGATGCGCGGGGACGATTCAACGGGTGCTGGTCGATGAGGGCAGGATCATCGGGATCACGACCACCGACCGGATCTTCACCGTGCACCAACGCCGGGCGATCATCGCCCGAGACAAAGAATGCCTCATCCCCGGGTGCCACGTTCCCGCGTCGTGGTGCGAGATCCACCATGTCGTCGAGCATGCCAGGGGTGGTCCGACTCACACCGACAACGGGGTCCCGTTGTGCTGGTGGCACCACCGATCCCTCGGGACCTCGGGGTGGGAGATCCGGATGCAGGCGGGGCTCCCGCAGGTGCGGGGACCGGGATGGTGGGATCCCGACGAACGATGGCGCACACCGAGGCTCAGCGTGGCGCGGAGCGTGCACGTTCGAGCTGCCCCTATGCGGGTCTGA
- a CDS encoding MmcQ/YjbR family DNA-binding protein, producing MATVDDVREIALALPGVTERVGGHTGEPSWRLASGQIAWVRGPSKVDLRQLADLGLEWPEGPVLGVRVGSLDEKAALLAAEPEGLFSIPHFDGYPGVLVQLDAVERDRLAEIIADAWLVRAPVLVAKQWLADRGLD from the coding sequence ATGGCGACCGTCGATGATGTCCGTGAGATCGCTCTCGCGCTCCCCGGTGTGACCGAGCGTGTGGGCGGACACACCGGCGAGCCCTCCTGGCGCCTGGCGAGCGGTCAGATCGCCTGGGTGCGTGGGCCGAGCAAGGTCGATCTGCGGCAGCTCGCCGACCTCGGGCTCGAATGGCCGGAGGGGCCCGTGCTGGGCGTGCGAGTCGGCAGCCTCGATGAGAAGGCGGCATTGCTCGCCGCAGAGCCCGAAGGGCTGTTCTCCATTCCGCACTTCGACGGGTACCCCGGTGTGCTGGTGCAGCTCGATGCGGTCGAGCGCGACCGGCTGGCGGAGATCATCGCGGACGCCTGGCTGGTGCGGGCTCCGGTACTCGTCGCGAAGCAGTGGCTCGCGGACCGCGGGTTGGACTGA